Genomic window (Vampirovibrionales bacterium):
ACCGCTCTCGATGAGATCGGGACGTAAGGTCCCTTGGGCGATAAAGGCCCGGTCGATATCGCAATCGGCTTCGCGCATCGCCTGTTGCGCCAGATGATAAAACGTATCGCCAATCAGGCGGCGCTTTTCTTCGGGGTCGGTCGCATGCGACAGCGGGCCGATGGCGCGCCCGTCCATCTCTGCGCGGGCGTTGAAAAAGGCGTCGGCGGCGTTCATGCGCCTTAAATGGGTCAGTCCGATGGCTGACAGCGCCTCGCACACCCGATCGCTTTCCTGATGACGCATCAGGCCCGAGTCGATATGCACGGCGAACACCTTCTGCGGCCCCAGCGCGCGAACCAGTAAGGCTGCCGTCACCGACGAATCCACCCCGCCGCTGACCAGCACAAAGACGTCCTGATCGCCGACTGTGCGCCGGATGTCGGCGATGGTGGTTTCCAGACGGTTTTCCAGGCTGAACGCGCCGCAAGCGCCGCAGATGTCGTACAGAAAACGCTGCAACATCGTTACGCCGTTGACGGTCAGCTCGACTTCCGGGTGAAATTGCACGCCATAGCGTCCGCGCGCGGCGTCGGCGACAGCTGCGATAATCGGCGCGCCGCCTGAATGCGGGGCCGGCGACTCGGCGACAACTGTAAAGCCTGGCGCAAGGGCTTCCACGCGATCGCCATGGCTCATAAGCGCCTGTTGCGAGGCTGCTAGCCCGCGAAACAGGGCGCAGTCGGGCATCACGGTGATGAGGGTTTCGCCGTATTCTTTCGCTTCTCCTGCCACGACGCTGCCGCCATGCGCGCGCGTCATCAGTTGCATGCCGTAGCAAATCCCCAGCATGGGCACATCCAGCTTAAATAAAGCCGGATGCGGCTGTGGCGCGCCTGTCTGGTAAACGCTCGCCGGCCCGCCCGATAAGATCACCCCAATGAAGCCGTCGTCCAAGCTGATGCGCGCCGGATCGACATTCAGCGGGAAAATTTCTGTCTCGACGCGCAACTCGCGGACGCGCCGGTCAATCACCTTGGTGTATTGAGCGCCGCAGTCCAGAATCGCGATTTTCTCGCGCGTCGCTCCCATTGGCGCTAATCCCAGCGCTGTTTCTGAAGCATGATGCAGGCGTCAGAGACGACAATCACCCCGGCGGCGCGGGCTTTTTCCAGCGCGGCGGGCGATTCGGATCCCGGCTGAAACCACATGCGGGCGATTCCGCGCTCG
Coding sequences:
- the guaA gene encoding glutamine-hydrolyzing GMP synthase: MGATREKIAILDCGAQYTKVIDRRVRELRVETEIFPLNVDPARISLDDGFIGVILSGGPASVYQTGAPQPHPALFKLDVPMLGICYGMQLMTRAHGGSVVAGEAKEYGETLITVMPDCALFRGLAASQQALMSHGDRVEALAPGFTVVAESPAPHSGGAPIIAAVADAARGRYGVQFHPEVELTVNGVTMLQRFLYDICGACGAFSLENRLETTIADIRRTVGDQDVFVLVSGGVDSSVTAALLVRALGPQKVFAVHIDSGLMRHQESDRVCEALSAIGLTHLRRMNAADAFFNARAEMDGRAIGPLSHATDPEEKRRLIGDTFYHLAQQAMREADCDIDRAFIAQGTLRPDLIESGNRDVSVTAQKIKTHHNDVPLIQAHRERGLILETNRDWHKDEVREIGRMLGLPDDLVDRQPFPGPGLGIRVLCATQPFTTPDDDAIALELDRLAKAAGYGALLLPVKSVGVQGDGRSYSHLALIDAGDAHARRARFADWQTLKALARQIPNHVHAVNRVAIALNGPALPAVCNRITPTTLTPQTVERLRLWDHYVSQAFRKAGLFGRISQLLAVLVPVDLSGGDGVSLAIRAVVTSDYMTARPAAIGDEIPIDFLLSLADELSALPDAPTRVFYDVTSKPPATVEWE